A single genomic interval of Aegicerativicinus sediminis harbors:
- a CDS encoding aminoacyl-histidine dipeptidase, producing the protein MNIAVRELEPTAIWENFSNLNAVPRASKKETRVREFIVSFGNNLGLETIVDRAGNVIIKKPATAGMDNRQTVILQSHLDMVHQKNNDTVFDFETQGIEMYIEDGWVRARGTTLGADNGLGVAAMMALLEASDVEHPTIECLFTIDEETGMTGAKGLDPSVLKGTILINLDTEEDDELGVGCAGGIDVTATRSYKAEPVNENNTYYSITVKGLNGGHSGMDIHKGLANANKLLTRLLFDGFENFGLRIHEIHGGGLRNAIPREASAIVAIDSIHEDAFCLEMAQLIQHIKSEYSSMEPKLQVSIKEIGEVENVMDLGVQEGLLRALYAAPNGVYRMSPDIDGLVETSNNIAKVEVADGEINISCLTRSSIESSKIDLANSLRATFELIGCEVNLSGDYPGWTPNIHSKILKTAEGLYEQMFHEKPRVAACHAGLECGIISDLYPNLDMISFGPTILGAHSPDERANIESVKKFWVFLQNILRETPVV; encoded by the coding sequence ATGAATATCGCAGTAAGGGAACTTGAACCAACAGCAATTTGGGAAAACTTTTCTAATCTAAATGCCGTACCTCGTGCCTCAAAAAAGGAAACCCGTGTTAGGGAATTTATAGTTTCTTTCGGTAATAATCTCGGTTTAGAGACTATTGTTGACAGAGCTGGAAACGTGATCATTAAAAAACCGGCTACTGCGGGTATGGATAACCGACAAACGGTAATTCTTCAGTCTCATTTAGATATGGTTCATCAAAAAAACAATGATACTGTATTTGATTTTGAAACTCAAGGAATTGAAATGTACATCGAAGATGGTTGGGTAAGGGCAAGAGGAACTACCCTTGGTGCTGATAATGGTTTAGGTGTTGCGGCTATGATGGCACTGTTAGAAGCTTCAGATGTAGAACATCCAACTATTGAATGTCTTTTTACAATTGATGAGGAAACAGGAATGACTGGGGCAAAAGGATTGGACCCGTCTGTTTTAAAGGGCACCATACTTATAAATTTAGATACAGAAGAAGATGACGAGTTGGGTGTCGGTTGCGCTGGGGGAATTGATGTTACCGCAACTAGAAGTTACAAAGCAGAACCTGTTAATGAGAACAACACCTATTATTCCATTACAGTTAAAGGCTTGAATGGCGGTCATTCTGGAATGGATATTCATAAAGGTTTGGCTAATGCTAATAAACTTTTAACCCGTTTGTTGTTTGATGGATTTGAAAATTTTGGCTTGAGAATACATGAAATTCACGGAGGAGGATTGAGGAATGCCATTCCAAGGGAAGCATCAGCTATTGTTGCTATAGATAGTATACATGAGGATGCATTTTGTTTAGAAATGGCCCAGCTAATTCAGCATATCAAAAGTGAATATTCCTCTATGGAACCAAAATTACAAGTTTCAATAAAAGAGATTGGTGAAGTTGAAAATGTTATGGATTTAGGTGTACAGGAAGGATTGTTAAGAGCTTTGTATGCTGCTCCGAATGGAGTTTATAGAATGAGTCCGGATATCGATGGATTGGTTGAAACTTCGAATAATATTGCCAAGGTGGAAGTGGCTGATGGCGAAATTAATATAAGTTGCCTAACTAGATCTTCGATTGAATCATCTAAGATTGATTTGGCAAATTCTTTAAGGGCCACATTTGAATTGATTGGCTGTGAGGTAAACCTTTCCGGTGATTACCCTGGATGGACACCCAATATACATTCCAAAATATTGAAGACAGCTGAAGGACTTTATGAACAGATGTTCCATGAAAAACCTAGAGTAGCTGCATGTCATGCAGGTTTAGAATGTGGAATCATTTCCGACTTATATCCAAATTTAGATATGATTAGTTTCGGACCAACGATTTTAGGAGCACATTCTCCAGATGAGCGAGCCAATATAGAATCAGTAAAGAAATTCTGGGTATTCCTTCAAAATATATTAAGGGAAACACCTGTAGTGTAA
- a CDS encoding amidohydrolase family protein: MIKRILSAMVFLHAILVFGQEYFPKNDGVVTRNTNYTALTNATLFVTPTKKIEKATLLIKDGKVVSSGTSVSIPANTTVIDLDGKYVYPSFIDIYSDFGIEKPKRAAGSGRSAEYDPSRSGYYWNDHIMPENVGVEHFKFDNKSASELHKAGFGAVNTHLQDGIIRGTGALVSLNSDADNNTNILVSESGQYLSFSKSVASRQSYPSSLMGSMALIRQVYLDADWYSKGLSKTRDLSLEALNKNKNLVQIFEAGSRMNVMRADKVGDEYGIQYVILGGGDEYERIDEVKSTNATLIIPVDFPDAYNVENPFLASALSLSDLKEWNQRPANPGILEKNGITFALTTEGLKSPKEFLGNIQRAIEYGLSETRALEALTTVPAKILGKESVIGTLNNGSYANLLITSGPVFEKGSTIFENWVQGDRNILEDMSQKELKGDYTFKLNGNDYTLNIEGSGTKLKGKTTSGEKELGTNISYNGDWAYVTLTTPDTTKTEFIRISSKITDSDDLKGTALMPNGKESVVTLKKTPSEDKKGGDKGKKKDSEIKEILPVTYPNMAYGFTEMPKQETILFKNATLWTNEEDGILENADILIKDGKISKIGNNLNASGAKVIDATGKHITPGIIDEHSHLAAASINEGGQNSSAEVSIEDVLEPDDIGLYRDLAGGVTSIQILHGSANPIGGRSAIIKLKWGASADEMLYNNSPKFIKFALGENVKQSNWSGTRFPQTRMGVEQVYVDYFTRAKEYEALKNSGKPYRKDIEMETLVEILNKERFISCHSYVQSEINMMMKVAEQFNFNINTFTHILEGYKVADKMAEHGVGGSTFSDWWAYKYEVNDAIPFNAAIMHNAGVVVAINSDDAEMSRHLNQEAAKTIKYGGMSEEEALKFVTLNPAKLLHIDNRVGSLKTGKDADIVVWSDHPLSIYAKPEKTIIEGVTYFDIERDAQMRKDIEQQKADIINDMIQAKNKGMSTKPIKKKEKPDIHCDFEGNVFN, from the coding sequence ATGATTAAACGTATACTATCTGCGATGGTATTCTTACACGCCATTCTTGTTTTTGGCCAAGAATACTTTCCAAAGAATGATGGTGTGGTTACGAGGAACACTAACTACACTGCCCTGACAAACGCAACTTTGTTTGTAACTCCAACAAAAAAAATTGAAAAGGCGACTTTATTGATAAAAGATGGTAAAGTAGTTTCTTCTGGAACCTCGGTTAGTATTCCTGCCAATACTACTGTTATTGATTTAGACGGAAAATATGTGTACCCGTCGTTTATTGATATTTATTCTGATTTTGGCATCGAAAAACCTAAGAGAGCGGCCGGTAGTGGGCGTTCTGCAGAATACGATCCATCAAGGTCTGGTTATTATTGGAATGATCACATTATGCCTGAAAATGTTGGGGTTGAGCACTTTAAATTCGACAATAAAAGTGCCAGTGAACTACATAAGGCCGGTTTCGGTGCTGTAAATACCCACCTTCAAGACGGAATCATTAGAGGTACCGGTGCATTGGTTTCCTTAAATTCGGATGCCGACAACAACACCAATATTCTTGTTTCAGAGTCTGGGCAATACTTATCTTTTTCGAAAAGTGTTGCATCTAGACAGTCCTATCCTTCTTCGCTAATGGGTTCAATGGCATTGATAAGACAGGTTTACTTGGATGCAGATTGGTATTCAAAGGGACTTTCAAAAACACGTGACCTTTCTTTAGAGGCCCTGAATAAAAATAAAAACTTGGTTCAAATATTTGAAGCGGGTAGCAGAATGAATGTTATGAGAGCCGATAAAGTTGGTGATGAATACGGCATCCAATATGTTATTCTTGGTGGGGGTGATGAATATGAACGAATTGATGAAGTTAAAAGCACAAACGCCACCTTAATCATTCCTGTTGATTTCCCCGATGCCTACAATGTGGAAAATCCCTTTTTAGCTTCCGCTTTATCGCTATCAGACTTAAAAGAATGGAATCAACGTCCTGCTAATCCTGGAATTCTTGAGAAAAATGGTATAACCTTCGCACTTACCACTGAAGGTTTAAAGTCTCCAAAAGAATTTTTAGGCAATATTCAAAGAGCCATAGAATATGGCTTATCTGAAACTAGAGCATTAGAAGCTCTAACAACTGTTCCTGCAAAAATATTAGGCAAAGAATCTGTTATAGGCACTTTGAATAATGGTTCTTACGCTAACCTTTTGATTACATCTGGACCGGTATTTGAAAAAGGTTCTACCATCTTTGAGAACTGGGTGCAGGGAGACAGGAATATTTTGGAAGACATGTCTCAAAAAGAGTTGAAGGGAGATTACACCTTTAAGCTGAACGGCAATGATTATACCTTGAATATTGAAGGTTCCGGAACAAAGTTAAAAGGTAAAACAACTTCGGGAGAGAAAGAATTGGGCACTAATATTAGTTATAATGGCGACTGGGCATATGTGACCTTAACAACACCAGACACCACAAAAACTGAATTCATCAGGATCTCATCGAAAATAACTGATTCAGATGATTTAAAAGGCACGGCTCTAATGCCAAATGGAAAGGAATCTGTTGTAACCTTGAAAAAGACACCTTCAGAAGATAAAAAAGGAGGCGACAAAGGGAAAAAGAAAGATTCCGAAATTAAAGAAATTTTGCCCGTAACCTATCCAAACATGGCATATGGTTTTACAGAAATGCCTAAACAAGAAACCATATTGTTCAAAAATGCCACACTTTGGACAAATGAAGAGGATGGAATTTTGGAAAATGCGGATATCCTAATTAAAGATGGTAAGATCTCCAAAATAGGTAACAATCTTAATGCATCAGGCGCCAAAGTTATTGATGCCACTGGCAAGCATATTACTCCTGGTATTATAGATGAACATTCCCACTTGGCGGCGGCTTCCATTAACGAAGGTGGACAAAATAGTTCTGCTGAAGTTTCTATTGAAGATGTTCTGGAGCCAGATGACATAGGTCTTTACAGAGATTTGGCTGGCGGAGTAACGTCAATTCAAATATTACATGGATCTGCTAATCCTATTGGTGGGCGTTCGGCTATTATTAAATTGAAATGGGGGGCTTCAGCAGATGAAATGCTTTATAACAATAGCCCGAAATTTATAAAGTTCGCCTTAGGTGAAAACGTGAAACAATCGAATTGGTCTGGCACAAGATTTCCGCAAACTAGGATGGGTGTAGAACAGGTTTATGTTGATTATTTTACAAGGGCTAAAGAATATGAGGCTCTAAAGAATAGTGGCAAACCATACCGAAAGGATATAGAAATGGAAACCTTGGTGGAGATTTTAAATAAAGAGCGCTTTATTTCTTGTCATTCTTATGTTCAAAGTGAAATTAATATGATGATGAAGGTTGCAGAACAATTCAATTTCAATATTAATACATTTACACACATATTAGAAGGTTATAAAGTTGCTGATAAAATGGCTGAACATGGCGTCGGAGGTTCTACATTTAGCGATTGGTGGGCCTATAAATATGAAGTTAATGATGCCATACCTTTTAACGCTGCCATTATGCATAATGCTGGTGTTGTGGTTGCAATAAACAGTGATGACGCTGAAATGTCTAGACACCTTAATCAAGAGGCGGCTAAAACCATCAAGTATGGTGGAATGTCTGAAGAAGAAGCCTTAAAATTTGTCACTCTCAATCCAGCCAAGTTATTACATATTGATAATCGTGTAGGTAGTTTGAAAACTGGTAAAGATGCAGATATCGTGGTATGGTCCGATCATCCTCTTTCAATTTACGCAAAACCAGAAAAGACAATTATTGAGGGTGTTACCTATTTCGATATTGAGCGTGATGCACAAATGAGGAAAGATATTGAGCAACAAAAGGCTGATATCATTAATGATATGATTCAGGCTAAGAACAAGGGTATGTCTACAAAGCCAATAAAGAAAAAGGAGAAACCAGATATTCATTGCGATTTTGAAGGCAATGTGTTTAACTAA
- a CDS encoding DUF3810 domain-containing protein encodes MRPKLKLIIALSILPQIFFVKLLGAFPQFIEKYYSTGIYVFISKLFRYLLGWIPFSIGDILYTLTIIYAILWLIKKRWMIIRRPHHWLIEILVPISIFYAAFHLLWAFNYYRPALHKTLNLKDDYTNEELISLTQRLIDKCNQLQLQIARNDTLRVDMIHSESEILGMVDLGYDALSKEYPHLKYHPRSIKKSIYSIPLTYMGFSGYLNPFTNEGQIDGIIPTYKYPTTASHEIAHQLGYAAENEANFIGSLAAIHHPDIYFKYSGYTFALSHCLNEIYVRDFLMYEALKESINRGILKNYQEMYEFWMSYQNPIEPLFKSSYNRYLKANNQSLGMDSYNYVVALLVNYYANEEFE; translated from the coding sequence ATGCGCCCTAAACTTAAACTTATTATTGCGTTATCAATACTACCACAAATTTTCTTTGTTAAATTGTTGGGGGCATTTCCTCAATTTATTGAGAAATATTACAGCACAGGAATTTATGTGTTTATTTCAAAATTATTTAGATATCTACTTGGCTGGATTCCATTTTCAATTGGTGATATACTTTACACCCTAACAATAATTTATGCAATCCTATGGCTTATAAAAAAAAGGTGGATGATTATTAGACGTCCTCACCATTGGTTAATTGAAATATTGGTGCCAATTTCAATATTTTATGCGGCCTTTCATTTGCTATGGGCCTTTAATTATTACCGCCCCGCTCTTCACAAGACACTAAATTTAAAAGATGATTATACAAATGAAGAGCTTATTAGTCTTACTCAAAGGTTAATAGATAAATGCAATCAACTTCAACTCCAAATTGCAAGGAATGATACCTTAAGGGTAGACATGATCCATTCTGAAAGTGAGATTCTTGGAATGGTTGATTTGGGATATGATGCTTTGTCAAAAGAATATCCTCATCTTAAATACCATCCTCGAAGTATAAAAAAATCCATTTATAGTATACCACTAACTTACATGGGTTTTTCGGGATATTTAAATCCCTTTACAAACGAAGGACAAATAGATGGTATAATCCCAACTTATAAATATCCCACAACCGCAAGTCATGAAATTGCACATCAATTAGGTTATGCGGCCGAAAATGAAGCTAACTTTATTGGAAGTTTGGCAGCAATACATCATCCAGACATTTACTTTAAATATTCTGGTTATACCTTCGCCCTAAGCCATTGTTTGAATGAAATCTATGTTAGGGACTTTTTAATGTATGAGGCACTGAAAGAATCCATAAATAGAGGAATTCTCAAAAATTACCAGGAGATGTATGAATTCTGGATGTCTTACCAAAACCCGATTGAACCACTTTTTAAATCTTCTTATAATCGCTATCTGAAAGCGAATAATCAATCATTAGGCATGGATAGTTATAATTATGTTGTGGCCCTTTTGGTTAATTATTATGCAAATGAAGAATTTGAATAG
- a CDS encoding amidohydrolase family protein — MKKYISIIVVALVLNSLSFAQQTPAQAQKGKIAITGATAHIGNGEVIENSVIVFENGKLVTVGSSGDTSGANVIDASGKHVYPGFIVPNSTLGLVEIDAVKATDDDAEIGQWNPNIRSIIAYNAESKVVESMRPNGVLLGQITPRSGRISGSSSIVQFDAWNWEDAIIKADEGIHMNWPNSFSRGRWWMGEDPGLKPNSDYEKQVMEIEDYFNSSKTYGKTKESVMHLPYAAMGGLFDGSKTLYIHVNDAKGITDAITFGKKMKLNKVVLVGVSQGNKVADEIKSSNFPVLVQRIHSTPDLDDDDYDGPYKLAADLSKKGILVALEPSGDMERMNSRNLPFYAGTSVKYGLSKEDGLKLITSNPAKILGIDGMYGTLEAGKSATLFISEGDALDIRTNMLSHAFIDGREVSLETHQTKLWHRYADKYKEE, encoded by the coding sequence ATGAAAAAATATATATCAATAATAGTAGTAGCACTGGTTCTTAACAGCTTATCGTTTGCACAACAAACTCCTGCCCAAGCCCAGAAAGGGAAAATAGCGATTACAGGTGCAACGGCACACATAGGAAATGGAGAAGTAATTGAAAATAGCGTAATCGTTTTTGAAAATGGAAAACTTGTTACTGTAGGTAGTTCTGGAGACACTTCAGGAGCAAATGTGATTGATGCCTCAGGAAAGCATGTTTATCCAGGATTTATTGTGCCGAATTCAACTTTAGGTTTGGTGGAAATTGATGCTGTTAAGGCAACTGACGACGATGCGGAAATTGGACAATGGAATCCTAACATTAGAAGTATTATTGCATATAATGCAGAATCTAAAGTGGTTGAATCAATGAGACCTAATGGTGTACTATTAGGCCAAATAACTCCAAGAAGCGGCAGAATTTCAGGTTCCTCTTCAATTGTGCAATTTGATGCATGGAACTGGGAAGACGCAATTATTAAAGCGGACGAAGGTATTCATATGAATTGGCCAAACAGTTTTTCCCGTGGCAGATGGTGGATGGGTGAAGATCCTGGTTTAAAACCAAACTCGGACTATGAAAAACAAGTAATGGAAATTGAAGATTATTTCAATTCTAGCAAGACCTATGGCAAGACAAAAGAATCTGTAATGCATTTACCATATGCAGCCATGGGTGGTTTATTTGATGGTTCCAAAACGCTTTACATTCATGTAAACGATGCCAAGGGTATTACCGATGCCATTACATTTGGTAAAAAAATGAAATTAAATAAAGTGGTATTGGTTGGTGTAAGCCAAGGCAATAAAGTGGCAGACGAAATAAAATCAAGTAACTTTCCTGTATTGGTTCAAAGGATTCATTCTACACCAGATTTAGATGATGATGATTATGACGGTCCTTACAAATTGGCCGCAGACTTAAGCAAAAAAGGTATTTTAGTTGCTCTCGAACCTAGTGGAGATATGGAACGTATGAATTCTAGGAACTTACCATTTTATGCAGGTACTTCCGTGAAATATGGTCTGAGCAAGGAAGATGGCCTTAAATTAATCACAAGCAACCCGGCAAAAATTTTAGGAATAGATGGCATGTATGGTACCTTGGAAGCAGGGAAAAGTGCCACACTTTTTATTTCAGAAGGTGATGCATTAGACATTAGGACTAATATGCTCTCACATGCCTTTATCGATGGCCGTGAAGTTAGTTTAGAAACTCATCAAACAAAATTGTGGCATCGCTATGCCGATAAATACAAAGAGGAATAG
- a CDS encoding peptidylprolyl isomerase, which translates to MKLINKRFLQATMGLGMLFIFLGLYSCNDKYPDLGDGLYAEIVTSKGTMVAKLYFDKTPVTVANFVALAEGVHPMVKDEYKNKKYYDSTIFHRVIDKFMIQGGDPTATGSGDPGYRFDDEFHPDLRHSKPGILSMANSGPGSNGSQFFITEVPTPHLDFRHAVFGELVEGLDVLDSISNVKTAERDKPVEDVVIEHVNIIRKGSDAQKFDAPKVFQEEHQMIANRQKALQEEFAANQEKERAAKEEKNKEAGQSVRPMLDDYYAKTDSTASGLRYFIIKEGEGPKPNAGASVKLNYEGYYPDGRLFDSNVKEVETRHGMYNEMKDEREMYSPMQMSLTPDAAMIAGFKEAVNLMKVGDKGYFFLPAHIAFGQKGNGAIPPDQPLVFIIEMTEIVE; encoded by the coding sequence ATGAAACTGATTAATAAGCGTTTTTTACAAGCCACGATGGGCTTGGGGATGTTGTTTATTTTCTTGGGACTATATTCCTGCAACGACAAATATCCTGATTTAGGAGATGGTCTTTATGCGGAAATTGTAACCAGTAAAGGTACAATGGTTGCCAAATTGTATTTCGACAAAACCCCTGTGACTGTGGCAAACTTTGTAGCATTAGCTGAAGGTGTTCACCCAATGGTGAAGGATGAATATAAAAACAAAAAATACTACGACAGCACAATTTTTCACCGTGTTATAGATAAATTCATGATTCAAGGTGGAGATCCTACCGCTACCGGCTCTGGAGATCCTGGTTACCGTTTTGATGATGAGTTTCACCCTGATTTAAGACATAGTAAACCTGGTATTTTATCTATGGCCAACTCGGGTCCTGGATCTAATGGCAGCCAATTTTTTATAACTGAAGTACCAACCCCACATTTAGACTTTAGACATGCTGTTTTTGGGGAGTTGGTAGAAGGATTAGATGTTTTAGATAGTATTTCTAATGTTAAAACTGCAGAACGAGACAAACCCGTAGAGGATGTAGTTATAGAACATGTAAATATTATCAGAAAAGGTTCTGATGCCCAAAAATTTGATGCTCCAAAAGTATTCCAAGAAGAGCATCAAATGATTGCAAACCGGCAGAAAGCTTTACAAGAAGAATTTGCGGCAAATCAAGAAAAGGAACGTGCAGCTAAAGAAGAGAAAAATAAGGAGGCTGGTCAATCTGTAAGACCTATGTTAGATGATTATTATGCTAAGACTGACTCTACTGCTTCTGGTTTAAGATACTTTATCATTAAAGAAGGTGAAGGTCCTAAACCTAATGCAGGAGCATCAGTAAAACTTAATTATGAAGGTTACTATCCAGATGGACGCCTTTTTGATAGTAATGTTAAGGAAGTTGAAACAAGACATGGCATGTACAATGAAATGAAGGATGAACGTGAAATGTATAGCCCTATGCAAATGTCCTTAACTCCAGACGCTGCAATGATCGCTGGTTTTAAGGAAGCTGTAAATTTGATGAAGGTGGGAGACAAGGGTTATTTCTTTCTTCCTGCACATATAGCTTTCGGTCAAAAGGGAAATGGTGCTATACCGCCTGATCAACCATTAGTTTTTATTATTGAAATGACGGAAATAGTAGAATAA
- a CDS encoding TrmH family RNA methyltransferase, whose translation MHKQITSLQNPLVKEIILLKEKSKERRLSGIFVIEGRRELSLAIKGGYTILKLLYLPDLFSTSEAESLAKHGIEVIEISKAVFEKMAHRSSTEGIIALGSSKDHSLEMLNLKNNTPLILVAEAPEKPGNIGAILRTADAANLDAVIIANPKTDLYNPNIIRSSIGCLFTNNIAIGTTEEIISYLNKKSIKIYCAALQASVPYFTIDFQSSSAIVVGTEDKGLSQEWRDASTANIIIPMQGTIDSMNVSVAGGILIFEAKRQRGFK comes from the coding sequence ATGCATAAACAAATAACGAGCCTTCAAAATCCTTTAGTAAAGGAAATAATCCTCTTAAAGGAAAAATCTAAGGAACGAAGATTGTCTGGTATATTTGTAATTGAAGGCAGACGTGAATTGTCTTTGGCCATCAAGGGAGGTTACACTATTTTAAAATTGTTATATCTACCTGATTTGTTTTCCACAAGTGAGGCAGAATCCCTTGCTAAACATGGAATTGAAGTAATAGAAATTTCAAAAGCGGTGTTCGAAAAAATGGCCCACCGCAGTAGTACCGAAGGTATTATAGCTTTAGGATCATCAAAAGATCATAGTCTAGAAATGCTAAATTTGAAAAATAACACCCCTTTGATTCTAGTAGCAGAAGCACCTGAAAAGCCGGGTAATATTGGAGCTATTTTAAGGACCGCTGATGCGGCCAATTTAGATGCGGTAATAATTGCAAATCCAAAAACAGATCTTTACAATCCCAACATTATTAGATCTAGTATTGGTTGTTTGTTCACTAACAATATTGCAATTGGTACCACTGAAGAAATAATTTCTTACCTCAACAAAAAAAGTATAAAGATTTATTGTGCAGCATTACAAGCTTCCGTCCCTTACTTTACTATCGATTTTCAATCTAGTAGTGCCATAGTAGTTGGTACTGAAGACAAGGGCCTATCCCAAGAATGGAGAGATGCTTCAACTGCCAACATTATTATACCAATGCAGGGTACAATAGACTCTATGAACGTTTCTGTTGCTGGGGGAATTCTTATTTTTGAAGCGAAAAGACAAAGAGGTTTTAAATGA
- a CDS encoding M48 family metallopeptidase translates to MTANTLLYIILGIIILKFIIDKIIDAMNAKHYGDALPEELQDVYDHNEYLKSQDYKKVNYKFGLIISTLSLIITILFILLDGFEYVDNIARSISNNQIVIALLFFGIIMLASDLISTPFSYYKTFVIEEKFGFNKTTKKTFFIDKFKGLLMMAVMGGGILALIVWFYQQTGSNFWLYAWGLVTVFTIFMNMFYAKLIVPLFNKQTPLEDGNLRNEISNYANSVGFKLKNIFVIDGSKRSTKANAYFSGFGSEKRVTLYDTLINDLEEPEIVSVLAHEVGHYKRNHIIFNLAASILLTGLTLYILSLFISNPILSQALGVENHSFHVALVAFGLLYAPISEITGLIMNYISRVFEYQADNYAKETYAGEPLISSLKKLSKNNLSNLTPHPTYVFIHYSHPTLFQRIKNLRS, encoded by the coding sequence ATGACAGCAAATACCTTACTTTATATTATCCTAGGCATAATAATTTTAAAATTTATAATTGATAAAATTATAGATGCAATGAATGCCAAACACTATGGTGATGCATTACCAGAAGAATTGCAAGATGTTTATGACCATAATGAATATTTGAAATCTCAAGATTACAAAAAAGTCAACTACAAGTTTGGCCTAATTATTTCCACCCTTTCATTAATAATTACAATCTTGTTCATTCTGCTAGATGGCTTTGAATATGTGGACAATATTGCAAGATCTATTTCAAATAATCAAATCGTAATCGCCTTGTTATTTTTCGGAATAATCATGTTGGCTAGCGATCTGATTTCCACCCCATTTTCCTATTATAAAACGTTTGTAATTGAAGAGAAATTTGGTTTCAACAAGACGACAAAAAAGACTTTTTTCATTGATAAATTTAAAGGGCTCTTAATGATGGCAGTCATGGGTGGAGGGATTTTAGCTCTTATCGTATGGTTTTACCAACAAACCGGATCGAATTTCTGGTTATATGCTTGGGGCCTAGTAACTGTATTTACAATTTTCATGAATATGTTTTATGCCAAACTCATCGTGCCACTGTTTAACAAACAAACACCTTTAGAGGATGGTAACCTGCGTAATGAAATTTCCAATTATGCCAATTCTGTTGGGTTTAAACTGAAAAATATATTTGTGATAGATGGATCTAAACGCAGCACTAAAGCAAACGCTTATTTTTCTGGTTTTGGCAGTGAAAAACGGGTAACTCTTTACGACACCCTTATTAATGATTTGGAAGAACCTGAAATTGTTTCGGTTTTAGCTCATGAAGTTGGTCATTATAAGCGAAATCATATTATTTTTAATTTAGCCGCTTCAATTCTGCTAACGGGCCTTACCCTTTATATTTTATCCCTTTTTATTTCAAATCCAATATTATCGCAAGCCTTAGGTGTGGAAAACCACAGTTTCCATGTTGCATTGGTAGCATTTGGTTTACTTTATGCACCAATCAGTGAAATTACTGGATTGATCATGAATTATATTTCACGCGTTTTTGAATATCAAGCAGATAACTATGCAAAGGAAACTTATGCGGGAGAACCATTGATCAGTTCCCTCAAAAAACTGTCAAAAAACAATTTGAGTAATTTAACACCACACCCTACGTATGTGTTTATCCATTACTCACACCCGACTTTATTTCAAAGGATAAAAAATCTGAGAAGTTAA